One Faecalispora anaeroviscerum genomic window carries:
- a CDS encoding FeoB-associated Cys-rich membrane protein gives MATVIISIIVFAGIAFAAYQTYRTHKSGGCSGCSGSCNCCSPEQEHAHHKK, from the coding sequence ATGGCTACTGTAATTATTTCTATCATTGTTTTTGCAGGGATCGCTTTTGCTGCATACCAAACCTACCGTACCCATAAATCCGGTGGGTGCAGTGGGTGCAGCGGAAGCTGCAACTGCTGCAGCCCGGAACAGGAGCATGCTCACCATAAAAAGTGA
- a CDS encoding DUF2325 domain-containing protein, whose amino-acid sequence MSVVIIGGHDRMVCTYKDICKQFNCKAKVFTQQPANMKTQIGCPDLLVLFTSTVSHQMVYSALQMTKNTGTAVVRSHSSSSCALKNILAEHCC is encoded by the coding sequence ATGAGTGTTGTCATTATTGGGGGCCATGACCGCATGGTTTGTACTTACAAAGACATATGTAAGCAGTTCAACTGTAAAGCCAAGGTGTTTACGCAGCAGCCGGCAAATATGAAGACACAAATTGGCTGCCCCGATCTTCTGGTTCTTTTTACCAGCACGGTATCGCACCAAATGGTGTATAGTGCGCTTCAGATGACGAAAAATACCGGCACGGCGGTTGTGCGTTCTCACAGCAGCAGTTCCTGCGCACTGAAAAACATTCTGGCGGAGCATTGCTGCTAA